In one window of Candidatus Avedoeria danica DNA:
- a CDS encoding DUF3467 domain-containing protein produces MPDDPTQPLKSPQFQVRIPLEWQDREDVPLVYANQVLVQHMGPEFFVVFGVVTPPTTTDQLPDSLKIRPQVRVAISRDMMPSIVQALQDSLQRARTQAQQGQHGQLPPGQTPSGQGSAESPSG; encoded by the coding sequence ATGCCCGACGACCCGACCCAACCCCTGAAGTCCCCCCAGTTCCAGGTCCGCATCCCCCTCGAGTGGCAGGACCGCGAGGACGTGCCGCTCGTGTACGCCAACCAGGTGCTCGTCCAGCACATGGGCCCGGAGTTCTTCGTCGTGTTCGGCGTCGTGACGCCGCCGACGACAACGGATCAGCTGCCGGACAGCCTCAAGATCCGACCGCAGGTGCGCGTGGCGATCTCGCGCGACATGATGCCGTCCATCGTCCAGGCGCTGCAGGACAGCCTGCAACGGGCGCGTACGCAGGCCCAGCAGGGCCAGCATGGCCAACTGCCGCCCGGTCAGACGCCGTCGGGGCAGGGCTCCGCCGAGTCGCCGAGTGGCTAG
- the upp gene encoding uracil phosphoribosyltransferase yields the protein MSRLIVSQHPLVRALVTQLRDATTPPAAFRGLVERLTALLLHDALADVATVGVRVATPLAQVDGTALAAPIVLVPILRAGLGMADGALGLLPDAEVRHLGLYRDEATLRPVVYYDRASGRSLAGATVIVLDPMLATAGSAIAAIDLLMERSKATDVRFVGLIGAPEGVAALQAAHPTVPIHLAALDARLTGGDDPWPAGYIVPGLGDAGDRQFATSAD from the coding sequence GTGAGCCGCTTGATCGTCAGCCAGCACCCGCTCGTGCGTGCGCTCGTCACGCAGTTGCGGGACGCCACGACCCCGCCGGCCGCATTTCGCGGGCTGGTGGAGCGATTGACCGCGTTGTTGCTGCACGACGCGTTGGCGGATGTCGCCACGGTCGGCGTGCGTGTCGCGACGCCGCTCGCCCAAGTCGACGGCACGGCGCTGGCCGCACCGATCGTCCTCGTGCCCATTCTGCGGGCGGGGCTCGGGATGGCGGACGGTGCGCTGGGGCTGTTGCCGGACGCCGAAGTCCGCCACCTCGGCCTTTACCGTGACGAGGCGACGCTGCGGCCCGTCGTGTATTACGACCGCGCGTCGGGCCGCAGCCTGGCGGGTGCGACGGTCATCGTGCTGGACCCGATGCTGGCCACGGCCGGCAGCGCGATCGCGGCGATCGACCTGCTCATGGAGCGATCCAAGGCGACGGACGTGCGTTTCGTCGGCCTGATCGGCGCGCCCGAGGGCGTCGCGGCGCTGCAAGCCGCCCATCCGACCGTACCCATCCACCTCGCCGCCCTCGATGCGCGCCTGACCGGCGGCGACGACCCATGGCCTGCCGGGTACATCGTCCCCGGCCTGGGCGACGCCGGCGACCGCCAATTCGCCACATCGGCCGATTGA
- the ruvB gene encoding Holliday junction branch migration DNA helicase RuvB, whose protein sequence is MTIERGRAVTPERLPEDLAEPSLRPRRLAEYIGQDRLRQNLSILIEAAQARAEPLDHVLFYGPPGLGKTTLANILAHEMGVKIKTTAGPAIERAGDLAAILTNLGQGDVLFIDEIHRLRRDVEEVLYSAMEDFALDIIVGKGPSARSIRLSLPPFTIVGATTRPAMLAAPLRDRFGAVYRLDFYDAAAMEQIVTRGAEVLRIPITAPGAVLIAKRARGTPRVALRLLRRVRDYAEVRAAGRIEDVVADEAMRLMEIDDLGLDDLDRRVLETMILKFGGGPVGLETIAASIGEEADTIEDVVEPYLLQLGFLDRTPRGRVATEHAYRHLGIQPTPKAGQVPLF, encoded by the coding sequence ATGACGATCGAACGCGGCCGCGCCGTCACCCCCGAGCGCCTGCCCGAGGACCTCGCCGAGCCGTCCCTTCGGCCGCGCCGCCTGGCGGAGTACATCGGCCAGGATCGCCTTCGCCAGAACCTCAGCATCCTCATCGAAGCCGCCCAGGCCCGCGCCGAGCCGTTGGACCACGTCCTGTTCTACGGTCCGCCCGGCCTCGGCAAGACGACGCTGGCGAACATCCTGGCCCATGAGATGGGCGTCAAGATCAAGACGACCGCCGGCCCCGCCATCGAACGCGCCGGCGACCTTGCGGCGATCCTGACGAACCTCGGCCAGGGCGACGTCCTGTTCATCGACGAGATCCACCGCCTCCGCCGCGACGTCGAGGAGGTCCTCTACTCCGCCATGGAGGACTTCGCGCTCGACATCATCGTCGGCAAGGGGCCGTCCGCGCGCAGCATCCGCCTCAGCCTCCCCCCGTTCACCATCGTCGGCGCCACCACCCGCCCCGCCATGCTCGCCGCTCCGCTCCGCGACCGCTTCGGCGCCGTCTACCGCCTGGACTTCTACGACGCCGCCGCCATGGAGCAGATCGTCACCCGCGGCGCGGAGGTCCTCCGCATCCCGATCACGGCCCCCGGCGCCGTCCTGATCGCCAAGCGCGCCCGCGGCACCCCCCGCGTCGCCCTCCGCCTGCTCCGCCGCGTCCGCGACTACGCCGAGGTCCGCGCCGCCGGACGGATCGAGGACGTCGTCGCCGACGAGGCGATGCGGCTCATGGAGATCGACGACCTCGGCTTGGACGACCTCGACCGCCGCGTGCTCGAGACGATGATCCTCAAGTTCGGCGGCGGCCCCGTCGGCCTGGAGACGATCGCCGCCAGCATCGGCGAGGAGGCGGACACGATCGAGGACGTCGTCGAACCTTACCTCCTCCAGCTCGGCTTCCTGGACCGGACCCCGCGCGGTCGCGTCGCCACCGAGCATGCCTACCGCCACTTGGGGATTCAACCGACACCGAAGGCCGGACAGGTCCCGCTGTTCTAA
- a CDS encoding CPBP family intramembrane metalloprotease, whose translation MLDPAGAAELGKLSDQLFGPLIASGGIAAALTIGLAPGIGEELLFRGAAQPRFGLIATSLLFAAVHTQYTISWALVQILIVGLILGTVRNRAGTRTAILVHATFNAAQVLLSLYG comes from the coding sequence ATGCTCGACCCGGCCGGCGCGGCCGAACTCGGCAAGCTCTCCGATCAGCTGTTCGGCCCGCTCATCGCCAGCGGCGGCATCGCGGCCGCGTTGACGATCGGCCTCGCGCCCGGGATCGGCGAGGAGCTCCTCTTCCGCGGCGCCGCCCAGCCGCGCTTCGGCCTGATCGCAACGTCGCTGCTCTTCGCCGCGGTCCACACGCAGTACACCATCTCGTGGGCGCTCGTGCAGATCCTGATCGTCGGCCTGATCCTCGGCACCGTCCGCAACCGCGCCGGGACGCGGACGGCCATCCTGGTGCACGCGACGTTCAACGCGGCGCAGGTGTTGTTGTCGTTGTATGGGTGA
- a CDS encoding aminopeptidase P family protein, translating to MSVESVDHAAPSAARLARLRADMAAHRLDALAIMSHPNRRYVTGFGGSAGIVLVLPDHALLFVDSRYYERGPVEAPDCEVVRAGYAQIEAVGKALAEAGLSRCGFEADHVTVSRLDELRSKAEGIDWVAAKGLVEGQRLSKSVDEVATIRRAAALTDAGMAHAVRTARPGMTERELAWAIEVFLRQNGASGLAFETIVAGGEHGASPHHETSDRVLRAGEPIVIDMGARWGEYAADLTRTFSLGPVDDPDYHRVWDLVDAANRQATAAIRPGRKAFDIDAVARDLIAAAGHGEHFGHGLGHGVGMEIHEAPKLSLTSGDIVLAAGSVVTVEPGVYVPGRFGVRIEDLVLVTPGGSEVLSEAPKFATVPLR from the coding sequence ATGTCGGTAGAATCGGTCGACCACGCCGCCCCGTCCGCCGCCCGCCTGGCGCGCCTCCGCGCCGACATGGCGGCCCACCGCCTGGACGCGCTGGCGATCATGAGCCACCCCAACCGGCGCTACGTGACCGGCTTCGGCGGTTCGGCCGGCATCGTTCTCGTCCTGCCTGACCACGCGCTGCTCTTCGTCGACAGCCGCTACTACGAGCGCGGCCCGGTCGAGGCGCCGGATTGCGAGGTCGTCCGGGCCGGCTACGCCCAGATCGAGGCGGTCGGCAAGGCGCTGGCCGAGGCCGGCCTGTCCCGCTGCGGGTTCGAGGCCGACCACGTCACCGTTTCCCGCTTGGACGAGCTGCGGTCGAAGGCCGAAGGGATCGACTGGGTGGCGGCCAAGGGGCTCGTCGAGGGCCAGCGCCTCTCGAAGTCGGTGGACGAGGTGGCCACGATCCGGCGCGCCGCGGCGCTGACGGATGCCGGGATGGCGCACGCCGTCCGCACGGCGCGGCCGGGCATGACGGAGCGCGAGCTCGCGTGGGCCATCGAGGTCTTTCTCCGCCAGAACGGCGCCTCCGGCCTGGCGTTCGAGACGATCGTCGCCGGCGGCGAGCACGGCGCATCGCCCCATCACGAGACATCGGACCGCGTGCTGCGCGCCGGCGAGCCCATCGTCATCGACATGGGCGCGCGCTGGGGCGAGTACGCCGCCGACCTCACGCGCACGTTCAGCCTCGGGCCGGTGGACGATCCCGACTACCACCGCGTGTGGGATCTCGTCGACGCCGCGAACCGCCAGGCGACGGCCGCCATTCGGCCGGGCCGCAAGGCCTTCGACATCGACGCCGTCGCGCGCGACCTGATCGCGGCCGCCGGCCATGGCGAGCACTTCGGCCACGGACTGGGGCACGGTGTCGGGATGGAGATCCACGAGGCGCCGAAGTTGAGCCTGACGTCGGGCGACATCGTGCTGGCCGCCGGCAGCGTCGTCACGGTCGAGCCGGGCGTGTACGTGCCGGGGCGGTTCGGGGTGCGGATCGAAGACCTCGTCCTCGTCACACCCGGCGGCAGCGAGGTCCTCTCGGAGGCCCCCAAGTTCGCCACGGTCCCCTTGCGCTGA
- a CDS encoding tyrosine recombinase XerC, protein MAPTPASPLTEAPAPGAHPADAPTARPLPKPLAAALDAYLRYLKGVRNASPYTVRNYGAEIGEALRWLVGSGARSWADIDRPRLRAMLAAPHIAALAPASVARRISELRAFGRYLVREQRLPSDPFRGMRAPKLAQHLPRVLSVEEVLALLDAPPPDGPRGLRDRAVLETLYGGGLRIAELVRLDVGAVDVAGRQMRVFGKGSRERMALFGAPWALAMTRYLAAGRPWLARQAGQTARPSDAVFLNRRGARLGPRSVQRLVAAYGRAIGRDDITPHVLRHSFATHLMDGGADLRCVQELLGHKNLQTTQIYTHVSQTQVRDALLTAHPRAGRARPPAPAGTQPPR, encoded by the coding sequence ATGGCACCAACCCCCGCTTCGCCGTTGACCGAAGCCCCAGCGCCCGGCGCGCACCCCGCGGACGCGCCGACAGCACGCCCGCTGCCCAAGCCGCTCGCCGCAGCGCTCGACGCCTACCTGCGCTACCTGAAGGGCGTCCGCAACGCCTCACCGTATACCGTCCGGAACTACGGCGCCGAGATCGGCGAGGCGCTGCGCTGGCTCGTGGGTTCGGGCGCGCGCAGCTGGGCGGACATCGACCGGCCGCGGCTGCGGGCGATGCTGGCGGCGCCGCACATCGCAGCGCTGGCACCGGCCTCGGTGGCGCGGCGGATCAGCGAGCTGCGCGCGTTCGGGCGCTACCTGGTGCGCGAGCAGCGCCTCCCGAGCGACCCGTTCCGCGGCATGCGGGCGCCGAAGCTCGCCCAGCACCTGCCGCGGGTTCTGTCCGTCGAGGAGGTGCTGGCGCTGCTCGACGCCCCACCGCCCGACGGCCCGCGCGGCCTGCGCGACCGAGCCGTGCTCGAGACGCTGTACGGCGGCGGACTGCGGATCGCCGAACTCGTGCGGCTGGACGTCGGCGCGGTCGACGTAGCCGGGCGGCAGATGCGGGTCTTCGGCAAGGGCAGCCGCGAGCGCATGGCCCTCTTCGGGGCGCCGTGGGCGCTGGCGATGACGCGCTACCTGGCCGCCGGTCGGCCGTGGCTGGCCCGGCAGGCCGGCCAAACCGCCCGGCCGTCCGACGCCGTCTTCCTGAACCGCCGGGGCGCCCGGCTCGGTCCGCGCAGCGTCCAGCGCCTCGTGGCCGCGTACGGGCGCGCGATCGGCCGCGACGACATCACGCCGCACGTCCTGCGCCACAGCTTCGCCACCCACCTCATGGACGGCGGTGCCGATCTGCGCTGTGTCCAGGAGCTGCTCGGTCACAAGAACCTCCAGACCACCCAGATCTACACCCACGTCAGCCAGACCCAGGTCCGAGACGCCCTCCTGACCGCCCACCCCCGCGCCGGCCGCGCGCGCCCGCCCGCGCCGGCCGGCACGCAACCGCCGAGGTAG
- a CDS encoding VWA domain-containing protein produces MDRRAEHEVRRPSAGVLRACAAAVTFVAVAGGLATGAPRQQGRGGIPVAVAGAACNTMNPFVAAACVDRVVLFQDTPSDQPHLEFGRKNVQDSAIGAIWGLAYSAREHAVYAAATHRRGVAFGPGGPGAVYRIDAATGDITQPIAVPDAGADHHFPGARGTDASARYWAGKTSLGDIDLDEAETELFVTNLDDRRIYRFSVPDGRLIDSFPNGGLDEAWADDARPWGLAVRAGTLYHGVIHSAENEVRRSLLRAVVYASRLDGRGMHVVYSTTLDYTRGTIQLISGPPRVEWWPWQSISLNREMNVHPMPILADIGFAADGALLLGLKDRLGDMVAPDATAFEGPGLNPPSIGNGPDVGVALGDVLYAPVQDGGWQPPDHTRFHPAARIQENWAQGGLATLPTTDTLVAGATRFDQRAGIYNIGGQVALWYPLYAHAKVPTRIELACLGPTQPQPIAARSNRVHAAPLGIPLGMPLGMPLRDDGEPGSVMFIAPAVGDVEVVCPPVVHPTATPSPTPLISPTPSSTRTPSPTRTVTPTPTDTPPPTATPTPSPTRTPAPIHLPIALSEPACVPVPPRLDILLVLDASTSMRDLTRAGRPKIDAAVAAARDFIARLNLAADGDHAALVTFNAGATLDAPLTADRATLDGALDRVALAQLTRIDLGLDAAAAELTSARRRADATAAVVLLTDGRSNPVPVSEAERAAEGVKAAGARLFTIGLGQDVDREALGRMASGPNDYFEAPDGEDLTAIYGAIARALPCAPYRNWPR; encoded by the coding sequence ATGGACCGCCGCGCCGAACACGAAGTCCGCCGACCGTCCGCGGGTGTGCTTCGCGCGTGCGCGGCCGCCGTGACGTTCGTGGCCGTGGCCGGCGGGCTGGCGACGGGGGCACCACGGCAGCAGGGGCGGGGCGGCATCCCGGTCGCGGTCGCCGGTGCGGCGTGCAACACCATGAACCCATTCGTGGCGGCGGCGTGTGTCGACCGCGTGGTCTTGTTCCAGGACACGCCGAGCGATCAGCCGCACCTCGAGTTCGGCCGGAAGAACGTGCAGGACAGCGCGATCGGGGCGATCTGGGGGCTGGCGTACAGCGCGCGGGAGCACGCCGTGTACGCGGCGGCCACGCATCGGCGGGGCGTGGCGTTCGGCCCGGGCGGGCCGGGCGCGGTCTACCGCATCGACGCGGCGACGGGCGACATCACACAGCCGATTGCCGTTCCGGACGCGGGCGCGGATCACCACTTCCCAGGCGCGCGTGGCACCGACGCCTCGGCGCGCTACTGGGCCGGCAAGACGAGCCTTGGCGACATCGACCTCGACGAGGCAGAGACCGAGCTGTTCGTCACGAACCTGGACGACCGCCGGATCTACCGCTTCAGCGTGCCGGATGGACGCCTGATCGACAGCTTCCCGAACGGCGGTCTGGACGAGGCGTGGGCCGACGATGCCCGGCCGTGGGGACTTGCGGTCCGGGCCGGTACGCTGTACCACGGCGTGATCCACAGCGCCGAGAACGAGGTTCGCCGTTCGCTCCTTCGTGCCGTCGTCTATGCGTCGAGGCTCGATGGCCGAGGGATGCACGTGGTCTACAGCACGACGCTCGACTACACACGCGGCACGATCCAGCTGATCAGCGGCCCGCCGAGGGTGGAATGGTGGCCGTGGCAATCGATCTCGCTCAACCGCGAGATGAACGTGCACCCGATGCCGATCCTGGCGGACATCGGCTTCGCGGCGGACGGCGCGCTCCTGCTGGGCCTCAAGGACCGCTTGGGCGATATGGTCGCACCCGACGCCACGGCGTTCGAGGGACCCGGCCTCAACCCGCCGTCGATCGGCAACGGCCCGGACGTCGGCGTCGCGCTGGGCGACGTCTTGTACGCCCCCGTGCAGGACGGCGGCTGGCAGCCCCCGGACCACACGCGCTTCCATCCGGCGGCGCGGATCCAGGAGAACTGGGCCCAGGGCGGTCTGGCCACCCTCCCGACCACGGACACGCTCGTCGCCGGCGCAACGCGGTTCGATCAACGGGCGGGCATCTACAACATCGGCGGCCAGGTGGCGCTCTGGTATCCGCTATACGCGCACGCCAAGGTCCCGACACGGATCGAGCTGGCGTGCCTTGGACCCACGCAACCCCAGCCGATTGCAGCGCGTTCGAACCGCGTGCATGCGGCACCGCTGGGAATACCGCTGGGCATGCCGCTGGGCATGCCGCTGCGTGACGACGGCGAACCCGGTTCCGTGATGTTCATCGCGCCCGCCGTGGGAGACGTCGAGGTTGTCTGTCCCCCGGTCGTCCACCCGACGGCCACCCCATCACCCACCCCCTTGATCTCCCCCACCCCGTCCTCCACCCGCACCCCCTCCCCCACCCGCACCGTAACCCCCACCCCCACCGACACCCCTCCCCCGACCGCCACGCCAACCCCCTCCCCCACCCGCACGCCCGCGCCCATCCACCTCCCCATCGCCCTCTCCGAGCCCGCCTGCGTCCCCGTCCCACCCCGCCTCGACATCCTCCTCGTCCTCGACGCCTCGACGAGCATGCGCGACCTCACCCGTGCCGGCCGCCCCAAGATCGACGCCGCCGTCGCCGCTGCGCGGGACTTCATCGCCCGCCTGAACCTCGCCGCCGACGGCGACCACGCCGCGCTCGTCACGTTCAACGCCGGCGCGACGCTCGACGCCCCGCTCACCGCCGACCGCGCCACCCTCGATGGCGCCCTCGACCGCGTCGCCCTCGCCCAGCTCACGCGCATCGACCTCGGGCTGGACGCCGCGGCCGCCGAGCTGACGAGCGCCCGCCGCCGGGCCGATGCCACCGCAGCCGTCGTGCTGCTGACGGACGGCCGGTCGAACCCGGTGCCGGTCAGCGAGGCGGAACGCGCAGCGGAGGGCGTGAAGGCCGCGGGGGCGCGGCTGTTCACGATCGGGCTAGGGCAGGACGTCGACCGCGAGGCGCTCGGGCGGATGGCGAGCGGGCCGAACGACTACTTCGAGGCGCCGGATGGGGAGGACCTGACGGCGATCTATGGGGCGATCGCGCGGGCGCTGCCGTGTGCGCCGTATCGGAACTGGCCGCGGTGA
- a CDS encoding rhodanese-like domain-containing protein encodes MTRATQFVVAAVAVAFGLGAWRVFDSTGSALPPDRVPIVVEDDLIQVGGSLGDFDVAGDRMILVLGKRVVVGRLGGAGDWATVGASPPADDGVIDVDVLDGRWAVVLRGANICTVDLAADGPVTWDGCQALALPAVHMMGDGAWSVVELQDGGVTVFENVDGALRQHDAVFHPAIAFSGFALVGRHVVILGPGGELCAYALPDGAPLNCATRPGVNGLYAVGDRVAAYTATAIQFDRPDALADAPASTLPLAAPPTTLSGGHGVLGLQTDGELAIVTPGGAAPVRTTHSIEGRLGGVSVAGHRTCWSRALGRGDRAYGGIRCVDGASGKVLLSLVTPGIVEHALQIDGRLALVDATVGVGLVDLDTSTITLLSPGGILRTAHGLDVSEDEVAVALGDDGVALMKRPLHDLDEKSLLWRNDEPWQAISVAIDGERVIAADSSGSIFVADRATGASKQLLEVGGYPLEITPSTAGVFVSNRDNGLSIMARTPTGDYACCTTVLTGTVTDVALENGRMAIARGPDGVTVASLDDAAAGRIDGPIIPTAGTALGVAWLGDRLVVAEANGYVEVFDVPPGGTATQRGLRWVGGVPERVWPNGAGLVVASEFGGVTVVPDVTTLALDPNARPPDVDAGIAMYEPLDLAAAIGRGEVIAIDVRRPEEFAQEHIPGARSVPLTDVPQFVAATDLGATTVVPYCMKDFRGYAAIELLRTSGAGRIGAIDGFGLAAWKAAKLPLAGTTSGLDDAAALEALQKEIDGR; translated from the coding sequence ATGACACGTGCCACTCAGTTCGTCGTCGCTGCCGTCGCCGTCGCGTTCGGCCTGGGTGCCTGGCGCGTGTTCGACTCCACGGGCAGCGCGTTGCCGCCCGATCGCGTGCCGATCGTCGTCGAGGACGATCTCATCCAGGTCGGCGGCTCGCTCGGCGACTTCGACGTGGCCGGCGACCGGATGATCCTCGTCCTCGGCAAGCGCGTTGTCGTCGGCCGGCTAGGCGGGGCGGGCGATTGGGCGACGGTCGGCGCATCGCCGCCGGCGGACGACGGCGTCATCGACGTCGACGTCCTCGACGGCCGCTGGGCCGTCGTCCTGCGCGGCGCCAACATCTGCACCGTCGACCTGGCGGCCGACGGCCCGGTGACGTGGGACGGCTGCCAGGCTCTCGCCCTGCCGGCGGTGCACATGATGGGCGACGGCGCGTGGTCCGTCGTCGAACTCCAGGACGGCGGCGTCACCGTGTTCGAGAACGTGGACGGCGCGCTGCGGCAGCATGACGCCGTGTTCCACCCGGCCATCGCGTTCAGCGGCTTCGCGCTCGTCGGCCGCCACGTCGTCATTCTCGGGCCGGGCGGCGAGCTGTGCGCCTACGCACTGCCGGACGGTGCACCGCTGAACTGCGCCACGCGCCCCGGCGTGAACGGCCTGTACGCCGTCGGCGACCGCGTGGCCGCCTACACGGCCACAGCGATCCAGTTCGACCGCCCGGACGCGCTCGCCGATGCGCCGGCATCGACGCTGCCGCTGGCGGCGCCGCCGACGACGCTGAGCGGTGGGCACGGCGTGCTCGGGCTGCAGACGGACGGCGAGCTGGCGATCGTAACGCCGGGCGGCGCGGCGCCGGTGCGGACGACGCACAGCATCGAGGGCCGGCTGGGCGGCGTCAGCGTCGCGGGCCACCGGACGTGCTGGTCGCGTGCGCTCGGGCGAGGAGACCGGGCGTACGGCGGGATCCGGTGCGTGGACGGCGCGTCGGGCAAGGTGCTGCTCAGCCTCGTCACGCCCGGCATCGTGGAGCACGCGCTCCAGATCGACGGCCGGCTGGCGCTCGTGGATGCCACGGTCGGCGTCGGCCTGGTCGACCTCGACACCTCGACGATCACGCTCCTCTCCCCCGGCGGCATCCTCCGCACCGCGCACGGCCTCGACGTCTCGGAAGACGAGGTGGCGGTGGCCTTGGGCGACGACGGGGTCGCGCTCATGAAGCGGCCGCTGCACGACCTGGATGAGAAGAGCTTGCTCTGGCGGAACGACGAGCCGTGGCAGGCGATCAGCGTCGCGATCGACGGCGAGCGGGTCATCGCGGCCGACTCGTCGGGCTCGATCTTCGTCGCGGACCGGGCAACGGGCGCGTCGAAGCAGCTCCTCGAGGTCGGCGGCTACCCGCTGGAGATCACGCCGTCCACGGCGGGCGTGTTCGTCAGCAACCGGGACAACGGGCTGTCCATCATGGCGCGCACGCCGACCGGCGACTACGCGTGCTGCACGACCGTCCTCACGGGCACCGTGACGGACGTCGCCCTCGAGAACGGCCGGATGGCGATCGCGCGCGGTCCCGACGGCGTGACCGTCGCTTCGCTCGACGACGCGGCGGCCGGCCGGATCGACGGGCCGATCATCCCGACGGCCGGTACGGCGCTCGGCGTGGCGTGGCTCGGCGACCGGCTCGTCGTCGCCGAGGCCAATGGTTATGTCGAGGTTTTCGATGTCCCGCCGGGCGGCACCGCAACGCAGCGCGGCCTGCGCTGGGTCGGCGGCGTGCCGGAGCGGGTCTGGCCGAACGGCGCCGGCCTCGTCGTCGCCTCCGAGTTCGGCGGCGTCACCGTCGTGCCGGACGTGACGACGCTGGCGCTCGACCCGAACGCCCGCCCGCCCGACGTCGACGCCGGGATCGCGATGTACGAGCCGCTCGACCTCGCGGCTGCGATCGGCCGCGGCGAGGTCATCGCGATCGATGTGCGGCGGCCGGAGGAGTTCGCGCAGGAGCACATCCCGGGCGCGCGCTCGGTGCCGCTCACGGACGTGCCGCAGTTCGTGGCCGCCACGGATCTCGGCGCAACGACGGTGGTGCCGTACTGCATGAAGGACTTCCGCGGCTACGCTGCGATCGAACTCCTCCGGACGAGCGGCGCCGGCCGGATCGGCGCGATCGACGGCTTCGGGCTGGCGGCGTGGAAGGCGGCCAAGCTGCCGCTGGCCGGCACGACGAGCGGCCTGGACGATGCCGCGGCGCTCGAAGCGCTGCAGAAAGAGATCGACGGCCGATGA
- a CDS encoding mannose-1-phosphate guanylyltransferase: MPPSTQPADERLWAVIVAGGSGTRLWPYSRRLRPKQLLPLLGARSMLQTTVDRLAGRVPPDRVVVVTNAEYAGEVRRQLPGVPPEHVVGEPAALGNAAAVALGIGVVAARDPYATVAVLTADHDITPVDAFLDALDRAVAAAAGGYLVTFGIRPTEPNTGYGYVEIGPVLARHASHGVDPGDQDRRSSMLDPTAARHVVRFVEKPDRATAEGYLAAGTHLWNSGMFVWTVPTITAAYHAHLPRLAATIDAVADVVRSGGELAAALPAIWARVEDRTTIDYGILEPSANVACVPADFAWRDIGAWPQLAEALLADAADADGNAVRGRHVGLDTHGSLIFAPDGMRVATIGLEDMVVVVLDDVVLVCPKDRAQDVKRLAEAAVAAGWNEIV, encoded by the coding sequence ATGCCCCCATCGACCCAACCCGCCGACGAACGGCTGTGGGCCGTGATCGTCGCCGGCGGCAGCGGCACGCGGCTCTGGCCGTACTCCCGCCGGCTGCGCCCGAAGCAGCTCCTGCCGCTCCTGGGCGCGCGGTCCATGCTGCAGACGACCGTGGACCGGCTGGCCGGGCGCGTGCCGCCGGACCGCGTCGTCGTCGTGACGAACGCCGAGTACGCGGGCGAAGTCCGCCGCCAGCTGCCCGGCGTGCCGCCGGAGCACGTCGTCGGCGAGCCGGCGGCGCTCGGCAACGCGGCGGCCGTCGCGCTCGGCATCGGTGTCGTGGCGGCGCGCGACCCGTACGCAACGGTCGCCGTGCTGACCGCGGACCACGACATCACGCCGGTCGACGCGTTTCTGGACGCGCTCGACCGCGCCGTCGCCGCGGCGGCCGGCGGCTACCTCGTGACGTTCGGGATCCGGCCGACGGAGCCGAACACGGGCTATGGTTATGTCGAGATCGGCCCGGTGCTCGCCCGTCATGCGTCGCATGGCGTCGACCCCGGCGACCAGGATCGTCGGTCCTCCATGCTGGACCCGACGGCCGCGCGGCACGTCGTCCGCTTCGTCGAGAAGCCGGATCGGGCAACGGCCGAGGGCTATCTGGCCGCCGGCACGCACCTTTGGAACAGCGGCATGTTCGTCTGGACCGTCCCGACGATCACCGCCGCCTACCACGCCCACCTGCCGCGCCTGGCCGCCACGATCGATGCCGTCGCCGACGTCGTGCGCAGCGGCGGCGAGCTCGCGGCGGCGCTGCCGGCGATCTGGGCGCGCGTCGAGGACCGCACGACGATCGACTACGGGATCCTCGAGCCGAGCGCGAACGTGGCGTGCGTGCCGGCCGACTTCGCGTGGCGGGACATCGGCGCCTGGCCGCAGCTGGCCGAAGCGCTGCTGGCGGATGCGGCCGACGCCGACGGCAACGCGGTGCGCGGCCGGCACGTCGGCCTCGACACCCACGGCAGCCTGATCTTCGCACCCGACGGCATGCGCGTCGCGACGATCGGCCTCGAGGACATGGTCGTCGTCGTGCTGGACGATGTCGTGCTGGTCTGTCCGAAGGACCGGGCTCAGGATGTGAAGCGGCTGGCCGAGGCGGCGGTCGCGGCCGGATGGAACGAAATCGTCTGA